A genomic region of Podarcis raffonei isolate rPodRaf1 chromosome 13, rPodRaf1.pri, whole genome shotgun sequence contains the following coding sequences:
- the ZNF646 gene encoding zinc finger protein 646 has product MAEGDAALTCEPPASGQEERPYKCKQCPRSYRHAGSLVNHRRTHEVGLFCCLLCHKDFSNPMALKSHLRTHTEEKRYKCRDCGRSFRAFAQLTGHHCLARAAQDQEGEEGCNGGSYAFQRGQDTSSSDADTFSGMEGSSGSLLSNLEKYIAESVVPADFSQLEFPVRGEVEAEEPLPMEEEEEEAGLQAAAADERRFKCNQCDKAYKHAGSLTNHKQSHTLGVYQCGMCHKEFSNLMALKSHTRLHSEYRPYKCRFCHKAFRLPSELLSHQKAHDEDPSQAESLPAWEGSEQGVWEEDSIETSAKLDIYQPPPAGTTHFGDGVPCSLKDASKAGGGERCNPDGELCVRCGGAFGNDEELKGHSCLYPEEADEEDEEEGSSPLLPAPGSNGAWEASLKGEGSYAAFEERPFRCGDCGRTYRHAGSLINHKKSHQTGVYSCSVCSKQLYNLAALKNHLRVHLKSKLGSSTPEEASQQAAGLPGPPRLENSPGDSGDCHPQPPEGWRGASCPKEEEERGAGDEERPYRCTDCGRSYRHRGSLVNHRHTHQTGVFQCSICPKQYSNLMALRNHVRVHLRAARLRGREQGGGLTCSSCGESFEEEAEFQLHQLRHLPCTEDIEVAAIPRLGIFLPQEADLLQAIRQDVEALENGTAVVEDVLPSSEMAHACPQCGMTFASVDGLQNHTLQHRSEGEWSEGMAERPESPIQRLYGCDQCGKSYRHSGSLINHKQTHQTGDFSCSLCGKHFQNVASLKSHLRGHQRPRRGPSGVAVATNEEEDAEDGATVPGALFSGDEFQDTYSILEEGAAVNGWPSKSEAASPLPGDVEVLPYLCEQCGLSFNQVSSLMSHKETHQLGIYQCSLCPKEYPSLLALKNHFHGHTKATASGWGSPGGDGSAEEQPFLCSLCGMIFPSEEDLERHHSLLHEEGEHQGEEQEAVLEREAGERLDRAGDQEEEQLLSHICGYCGQTFDDMASLEEHSEGHQEEKAAALADTSIQLRRAPRLEEEQEPPPPTEAPATAVEPLDNRPYACGQCGKTYRHGGSLVNHKKIHQIGDYQCGFCCRQYPNLSAYRNHLRNHPRCKVNGSVPELRQPDPAGAGGLPVGCEAPKEESLDGRAVAQQKGQDLPNTSSSPLPSPVVEEKSGQEALAAGQSEEKDIQACGVCGEACEGLAGLEAHRALHFDQETGKVEGEENGGPSAEEEGSPLERPFQCDVCERSYKHAGSLINHKQTHKTGLFHCGVCQKQFFNLMALKNHNRTHFETKRYRCPECPKAFRLQKQLASHQRVHRDRKRDLSSSHPPRRSAHAKRAGKGASLAHSLSSAAKRRPDPEERPYRCEECGRTYRHAGSLLNHQKSHKTGHFACSLCSKAYPNLMSLKNHQRIHYEVKRHQCPDCGKAFKWQRQLLRHQRRPHPCGQSSPGQEREGSLAAPQREQGGSSPGEAPPGSFQCQTCPKHFPNRAALRNHSRVHAKKRFQCSECGKPYRASRSLKRHLRRHQSEAAADVAEEKAADPSSSSSCCAEEAASQPPDERPYKCNSCERTYRHAGSLLNHKKAHATGLYRCPTCQKEFHNLLALKNHLHVHTDKRRHRCPRCGKAFRTARRLAAHAKAHGGLKEEGPFSCAVCSKGFSHQLSFQQHLLSHAKDGGYPAARGSAPGDVS; this is encoded by the coding sequence ATGGCCGAGGGGGACGCCGCCCTGACCTGCGAGCCGCCCGCCAGCGGGCAGGAGGAACGTCCGTACAAGTGCAAGCAGTGCCCGCGGAGCTACCGCCACGCCGGCAGCCTGGTGAACCACCGGCGCACCCACGAGGTGGGCCTCTTCTGCTGCCTGCTGTGCCACAAGGACTTCTCCAACCCCATGGCTCTCAAGAGCCACCTGCGCACCCACACTGAGGAGAAGCGCTATAAGTGCCGGGACTGTGGGCGCAGCTTCCGGGCCTTCGCCCAGCTTACCGGCCACCACTGCCTGGCTCGTGCCGCCCAGGACCAGGAGGGGGAAGAGGGCTGCAACGGCGGGAGCTACGCCTTCCAGAGGGGCCAGGACACATCTTCGTCGGACGCCGATACCTTTTCCGGGATGGAAGGCAGCAGCGGGAGCTTGCTGAGCAACCTAGAGAAGTACATTGCCGAGTCAGTGGTACCAGCTGACTTTTCTCAGCTGGAGTTCCCTGTCCGGGGGGAAGTGGAGGCAGAGGAGCCACTcccgatggaggaggaggaagaagaggcagggcTCCAGGCCGCTGCTGCAGACGAGCGCCGCTTCAAGTGCAACCAGTGCGACAAAGCCTACAAGCACGCTGGCAGCCTGACCAACCACAAGCAGAGCCACACGCTGGGCGTGTACCAGTGCGGCATGTGCCACAAGGAGTTCTCCAACCTCATGGCTCTCAAGAGCCACACTCGCCTCCACTCGGAGTACCGGCCCTACAAGTGCCGCTTCTGCCACAAGGCCTTCCGGCTCCCCTCCGAACTGCTGAGCCACCAGAAAGCCCACGATGAGGACCCGAGCCAGGCAGAGAGCCTGCCGGCCTGGGAAGGCTCAGAGCAGGGCGTGTGGGAGGAGGATTCCATAGAGACCTCAGCAAAGCTGGACATCTACCAGCCTCCGCCGGCAGGAACAACGCACTTTGGAGACGGCGTCCCCTGCAGCCTGAAAGACGCTTCCAAAGCAGGGGGCGGCGAGCGCTGCAACCCGGACGGGGAGCTTTGCGTCCGCTGCGGTGGGGCTTTTGGCAATGATGAGGAGCTGAAGGGGCACAGCTGCCTCTATCCAGAGGAAGCTGATGAAGAAGATGAGGAGGAAGGCAGCAGTCCATTGCTACCGGCGCCTGGCTCCAACGGAGCCTGGGAAGCGAGCTTGAAAGGGGAGGGCAGCTACGCTGCATTCGAGGAGCGGCCCTTCCGCTGCGGCGATTGTGGCAGGACTTACCGGCACGCGGGGAGCCTCATCAATCACAAGAAGAGCCACCAAACCGGGGTGTACAGCTGCAGCGTCTGCTCGAAGCAGCTATACAACTTGGCCGCCTTGAAAAACCACTTGCGGGTCCACCTCAAGTCCAAGCTTGGTTCGTCAACTCCAGAAGAGGCCTCCCAGCAGGCAGCTGGCCTCCCAGGCCCACCGAGACTGGAAAACAGCCCTGGGGACTCCGGAGACTGCCATCCACAGCCGCCAGAAGGCTGGAGAGGAGCCTCCTGtccaaaggaagaggaggaaagaggtGCCGGAGATGAAGAGCGGCCGTACCGGTGCACGGACTGCGGGAGGAGTTACCGGCACCGCGGCAGCCTTGTGAACCACCGCCACACCCACCAGACTGGGGTCTTCCAGTGCTCCATCTGCCCCAAGCAGTACTCCAACCTCATGGCGCTCCGGAATCACGTCCGCGTGCATCTGCGGGCAGCCCGCCTGCGCGGCCGGGAGCAAGGGGGTGGCTTGACATGCAGCAGCTGTGGGGAGAGCTTCGAGGAGGAGGCTGAGTTCCAGCTCCATCAGCTGCGCCACCTGCCGTGTACGGAAGACATAGAGGTGGCGGCGATCCCCAGACTGGGGATCTTTCTTCCGCAGGAAGCTGATCTCCTCCAGGCTATCAGGCAGGATGTGGAAGCTCTGGAGAACGGGACGGCTGTTGTCGAGGACGTCCTGCCTTCCTCTGAGATGGCGCATGCCTGCCCCCAGTGTGGGATGACCTTTGCCAGCGTGGACGGACTCCAGAACCACACCCTCCAGCACAGGAGCGAAGGGGAGTGGTCCGAAGGGATGGCCGAGAGGCCCGAGTCGCCCATCCAGCGGCTCTACGGGTGCGATCAGTGCGGCAAGTCGTACCGGCACTCAGGGAGCCTCATCAACCACAAGCAGACTCACCAGACAGGCGACTTCAGCTGCTCGCTTTGCGGGAAGCACTTCCAGAATGTCGCCTCCCTGAAGAGCCACTTGCGTGGACATCAGAGGCCTCGGAGGGGACCATCGGGGGTTGCCGTGGCTACGAACGAGGAGGAGGATGCCGAAGATGGAGCCACTGTGCCTGGGGCGTTGTTCTCTGGCGACGAGTTCCAGGACACCTACAGCATTCTAGAAGAAGGCGCTGCCGTGAACGGCTGGCCGTCCAAATCGGAAGCCGCCTCGCCATTGCCTGGTGACGTTGAGGTGCTCCCCTACCTCTGCGAGCAGTGTGGGCTCAGCTTCAACCAGGTGAGCAGCTTGATGAGTCATAAGGAAACCCACCAGCTCGGCATCTACCAGTGCTCCCTCTGCCCCAAGGAATATCCCAGTCTTCTGGCTTTGAAAAACCACTTCCATGGTCACACCAAAGCCACAGCGTCTGGCTGGGGCAGCCCTGGTGGGGATGGCAGCGCTGAAGAGCAGCCCTTTCTCTGCAGCCTCTGTGGCATGATCTTCCCCAGCGAGGAGGACCTTGAGCgccatcacagcctcctgcaCGAAGAGGGCGAACACCAGGGGGAGGAGCAGGAGGCGGTGCTCGAAAGGGAGGCAGGCGAACGGCTGGACAGGGCAGGCGACCAGGAAGAGGAGCAGCTCCTCTCTCACATCTGCGGCTATTGCGGCCAGACATTTGACGATATGGCCAGCTTGGAAGAACACAGCGAGGGGCACCAGGAGGAGAAGGCCGCCGCCTTGGCTGACACTTCGATCCAGCTCCGACGAGCCCCGCGcctggaggaggaacaggagccTCCGCCCCCAACAGAAGCGCCGGCTACTGCCGTCGAACCCCTGGACAACCGGCCTTACGCCTGCGGTCAGTGCGGCAAAACTTACCGGCACGGTGGCAGCTTGGTCAATCACAAGAAGATCCACCAGATTGGAGATTACCAGTGTGGCTTCTGCTGCCGGCAGTACCCCAATCTGTCTGCCTACCGGAACCACCTCCGGAACCACCCAAGGTGTAAGGTGAATGGCAGCGTGCCGGAACTCCGGCAACCAGACCCTGCAGGAGCAGGGGGCCTGCCTGTTGGTTGCGAGGCGCCGAAGGAGGAGTCCCTTGACGGGAGGGCTGTGGCACAGCAAAAGGGGCAAGATCTGCCAAACacttcctcttcccctctcccatCTCCCGTCGTGGAGGAAAAATCAGGACAGGAAGCGTTGGCTGCTGGCCAGTCTGAGGAGAAAGATATCCAGGCGTGTGGTGTCTGCGGGGAGGCCTGTGAGGGACTAGCTGGCCTGGAGGCCCACCGGGCTCTACATTTTGACCAAGAGACTGGAAAAGTGGAGGGAGAAGAAAACGGCGGTCCGTCTGCTGAAGAGGAGGGCTCCCCTTTGGAGCGCCCCTTCCAGTGTGACGTTTGCGAGCGGAGCTACAAGCACGCAGGCAGCCTGATCAACCACAAACAGACACACAAGACCGGCCTGTTCCATTGCGGCGTCTGCCAGAAGCAGTTCTTCAACCTCATGGCCCTCAAGAACCACAACCGCACCCACTTTGAAACCAAACGCTACCGCTGCCCCGAGTGCCCCAAGGCCTTCCGGCTCCAGAAGCAGCTGGCCAGCCACCAGCGCGTCCATCGCGATCGGAAGCGGgacctttcctcctcccaccctccccggAGGTCCGCTCACGCCAAGCGGGCAGGCAAGGGGGCCAGTCTGGCCCACTCTCTCAGCAGCGCCGCCAAGCGCCGCCCGGACCCTGAAGAGCGCCCTTACCGGTGCGAGGAGTGTGGGCGCACGTACCGCCACGCGGGGAGCCTGCTAAACCACCAGAAGAGCCACAAGACGGGGCACTTTGCTTGCTCGCTGTGCAGCAAGGCCTACCCCAACCTCATGTCCCTCAAGAACCACCAGCGCATCCACTACGAAGTGAAACGCCACCAGTGCCCAGATTGCGGCAAGGCCTTCAAGTGGCAGCGGCAGCTTCTGCGGCATCAGCGCAGGCCTCACCCATGCGGCCAGAGCTCTCCAGGGCAAGAGCGAGAGGGGAGCCTGGCCGCTCCCCAAAGGGAGCAGGGGGGCAGCAGCCCAGGCGAGGCCCCTCCGGGCTCTTTCCAGTGCCAGACGTGCCCCAAACACTTCCCCAACCGCGCTGCTCTGAGGAACCACAGCCGCGTCCACGCAAAGAAACGCTTCCAGTGTTCCGAGTGCGGCAAGCCTTACCGAGCGTCTCGGAGCCTCAAGCGCCACCTGAGGAGACACCAGTCCGAGGCGGCGGCGGATGTCGCTGAAGAGAAAGCGGCCGATCcttcgtcttcctcctcctgttgTGCAGAAGaagcagccagccagccgccAGACGAGCGGCCCTACAAGTGCAACAGTTGCGAGCGGACGTACCGCCACGCCGGCAGCCTCCTCAACCACAAGAAGGCGCACGCCACCGGCCTCTACCGCTGCCCCACCTGCCAGAAGGAGTTCCACAACCTCCTGGCCCTCAAGAATCACCTCCACGTCCACACGGACAAGAGGCGCCATCGCTGCCCCCGCTGCGGCAAAGCCTTCCGGACCGCCCGCCGCTTAGCCGCCCACGCCAAGGCTCACGGCGGCCTCAAGGAGGAAGGGCCTTTCTCCTGCGCCGTCTGCTCCAAGGGGTTCTCCCACCAGCTCAGcttccagcaacacctgctgTCACATGCCAAGGATGGCGGGTACCCTGCTGCTAGGGGCAGTGCTCCGGGGGACGTGAGCTGA